A part of Terriglobus roseus genomic DNA contains:
- a CDS encoding TonB-dependent receptor, producing MTNRSRIPIAACVLSLACTLSASAQLSTATLSGTVVDADGAVVPNASITLTNTQTNFTRTFQTKADGSYRQEFLPVGSYKVVVNAPGFKTLEQTGVTLSVLESAELKLTVTAGGGAETVEVTADTPLVNLANSTLGNTVENREIDNLPLVNRDVTRLLQLVPGVQNVQTVNNLGYQELHVIVNGAPDSIVGQTSYYLDGTLNMTGLRNTGNQVPNPDAVNQFNVVTNNYSAQLGRYSSAVVSIVTKSGTNKFHGSVFEFFRDRNFNANAHNSSVKNAYNQHRFGATLGGPIRKDKDFFFASFGGFRFIQSGNFMGALPSDAQMAGDFSENLPTSGEQASCTSNPTTAANTAVHFLVCRPTIYSPTTGAASTTSTPYAGNRLPAVDPTAVNIVKWLKANLGPRQPAAFGDTPYIYRTRAPLPEQNEEYLGKTDHQISKSHRLTLSYFLLNYRVRISPNVTSGATNNNSFTQQWTYSDYKNKQQNASIADTWTISNRSINQFWVTYTRQYGGRTANPASTLAAFGSDLGVVGTPSRPNISVGGVMPFTLAQAITGPKAGANVYGLRDVFSTTLGKHSLYLGGEAGLEKDFQQTLLNNYGTFTFSTAIGQRTGNATSDFMAGIPASMGQDTPLYANASWYSYGLFAQDDWKILPNLTLNLGVRYDFQQAPTDPQRMQTNFTPGVQSHAFNASILGKPGSNLAPVGMLFPGDPGVPKGGVFSPMNHVSPRVGFAYDPMGNGKTVFHGAAGLFFGGISGNMWEYPSNYAPYAVRNSGYAKVNSLTHPYQNDPTEFPSGTNPYPGLVFNYATKTATFLPLNQVVAFDPNFRWPYAMQVNFGVQHQLLRNTAVSINFVGSYNRKSPIYNDINGPVFNINSTGGSGASCTNTALTCAYANTSGTVNNRRPLNAMYGASAANPIYSNVWIIRSNQNSNYNGLQVSVEQRIVKHISARGYYSWSKTLQSNFLDSTGSTNGVFLDANYPQLEYRQRSDQDRRHMMTASFVWEPDYFSSYNFFVRNALNGWKITAIWTANSGQPFTVTTGTDNYNSGNGNNRPSVVPGKVERVLPNNGSRVTAMNQWFDTSAYCITGTSGCPGLGPLNLLGNTRPYTLDAPGYRNVDASLFRDFSIYHELRFQLRGEFRNVFNLTNLGTPTATMNNANFGKVTGTGGDNRIIQVGGRILF from the coding sequence ATGACGAATCGGTCACGAATCCCAATTGCTGCATGTGTGCTGTCATTGGCATGCACGCTGTCTGCTTCTGCCCAGCTCAGTACCGCGACTCTTTCCGGTACGGTGGTGGATGCGGACGGCGCCGTTGTTCCTAATGCGTCGATCACGCTGACGAATACACAGACGAACTTTACACGTACCTTTCAGACGAAGGCCGACGGTAGCTACCGCCAGGAATTCCTTCCGGTAGGTTCGTACAAGGTTGTCGTCAATGCTCCAGGTTTCAAGACGCTGGAACAGACTGGCGTAACCCTGAGCGTGCTTGAGTCTGCTGAACTGAAGCTGACCGTTACGGCGGGCGGCGGCGCAGAGACAGTGGAAGTGACAGCGGACACACCGCTTGTGAATCTGGCGAACTCTACGCTGGGAAACACGGTGGAGAATCGCGAGATTGATAACCTTCCGCTGGTCAACCGTGATGTGACTCGTCTGCTGCAGTTGGTGCCGGGTGTTCAGAACGTGCAGACGGTGAACAACCTGGGCTACCAGGAACTGCACGTGATTGTGAACGGCGCGCCGGATAGCATTGTGGGTCAGACTTCGTATTACCTGGATGGCACGTTGAATATGACGGGCCTGCGTAATACCGGTAACCAAGTGCCGAATCCAGATGCGGTGAACCAGTTCAATGTGGTCACCAATAACTACAGCGCGCAGTTGGGTCGTTATTCTTCAGCCGTGGTCAGCATCGTGACCAAGAGTGGTACGAACAAGTTCCATGGCTCCGTATTCGAATTCTTCCGCGATCGTAACTTCAATGCGAACGCGCATAACTCAAGCGTAAAAAATGCATATAACCAGCATCGTTTCGGCGCTACGCTCGGCGGACCCATTCGTAAGGATAAGGATTTCTTCTTTGCGAGCTTTGGCGGATTCCGCTTTATCCAGAGCGGAAACTTTATGGGTGCATTGCCAAGCGATGCCCAAATGGCCGGCGACTTCTCCGAAAACCTGCCCACGTCAGGGGAGCAGGCAAGCTGCACGTCTAACCCAACCACTGCCGCGAATACTGCAGTTCACTTCCTTGTATGCCGTCCGACGATTTATTCGCCTACGACTGGTGCCGCATCGACGACTTCGACGCCCTACGCGGGCAATAGGCTGCCAGCTGTCGATCCCACCGCTGTCAATATTGTGAAGTGGCTCAAGGCGAATCTTGGTCCCAGACAGCCCGCTGCGTTTGGTGATACGCCATATATTTACAGGACACGTGCTCCTCTTCCTGAGCAGAATGAGGAATACCTTGGCAAGACAGACCACCAAATATCTAAATCACATCGCCTTACACTTTCTTACTTTCTGCTGAACTACAGAGTTCGTATCTCGCCCAATGTAACCTCTGGCGCTACGAATAATAATTCCTTCACGCAGCAGTGGACCTATTCGGACTATAAGAACAAACAGCAGAATGCCAGCATTGCGGATACGTGGACGATCAGCAATCGATCAATCAATCAGTTCTGGGTTACATACACAAGACAGTACGGTGGCCGTACAGCAAATCCCGCCTCCACGCTGGCCGCCTTCGGCTCCGACCTGGGCGTAGTGGGAACACCGTCTCGCCCGAATATCTCGGTAGGGGGTGTGATGCCCTTTACTCTTGCACAAGCTATTACCGGACCTAAGGCTGGCGCGAATGTGTATGGCCTTCGTGATGTATTCAGCACAACGCTTGGCAAGCACTCACTCTATCTGGGTGGTGAAGCGGGGCTGGAGAAGGACTTCCAACAGACATTGTTGAATAACTACGGAACCTTCACTTTCAGCACGGCTATTGGCCAACGGACGGGCAATGCAACGTCTGATTTCATGGCGGGTATCCCAGCAAGCATGGGCCAAGACACCCCACTGTATGCGAACGCCAGCTGGTATAGCTACGGTTTGTTTGCGCAGGATGACTGGAAGATCCTTCCGAACCTGACATTGAACCTTGGCGTCCGGTATGACTTCCAGCAGGCACCGACCGATCCGCAGAGGATGCAGACGAACTTCACGCCTGGAGTGCAGTCGCATGCATTTAATGCGAGCATTCTGGGCAAACCAGGATCGAACCTTGCTCCTGTTGGCATGTTGTTCCCAGGCGATCCGGGAGTGCCGAAGGGCGGCGTGTTCTCGCCGATGAACCATGTGTCGCCGCGTGTTGGATTTGCCTACGATCCGATGGGCAACGGCAAGACGGTTTTCCATGGAGCGGCGGGTCTGTTCTTCGGCGGTATCTCCGGCAACATGTGGGAGTATCCATCGAACTATGCTCCGTATGCCGTGCGTAACAGCGGCTATGCGAAGGTGAATTCGCTGACGCATCCGTATCAGAACGATCCGACAGAATTCCCGTCAGGCACGAATCCATATCCGGGCCTGGTGTTCAATTACGCGACCAAGACGGCTACGTTCCTGCCACTGAACCAGGTGGTGGCGTTCGATCCGAACTTCCGCTGGCCGTATGCCATGCAGGTGAACTTCGGCGTGCAGCACCAGTTGCTGCGCAACACTGCGGTGTCGATCAACTTTGTGGGTTCGTATAACCGCAAGTCGCCCATCTACAACGACATTAACGGGCCGGTGTTCAATATCAATTCGACGGGTGGTAGTGGTGCAAGCTGCACGAATACGGCACTTACATGCGCTTATGCCAATACCAGTGGAACAGTGAATAACCGCCGTCCTCTAAATGCCATGTATGGAGCTTCTGCGGCGAACCCGATCTACAGCAATGTGTGGATCATCCGTTCGAATCAGAACTCGAATTACAACGGTTTGCAGGTATCGGTCGAGCAGCGAATCGTAAAGCACATCAGTGCTCGCGGTTACTACTCGTGGAGCAAGACGCTGCAGTCGAACTTCCTGGACAGCACGGGAAGTACGAATGGCGTGTTTCTGGACGCGAACTATCCGCAGCTAGAGTATCGGCAGCGTTCGGATCAGGATCGTCGCCATATGATGACGGCGTCGTTTGTGTGGGAGCCGGATTACTTCAGCAGCTATAACTTCTTCGTTCGGAATGCACTGAATGGATGGAAGATTACCGCCATCTGGACGGCGAATAGCGGCCAGCCATTTACTGTGACCACGGGCACGGATAACTACAACTCGGGCAACGGAAATAACCGTCCCAGCGTGGTTCCGGGCAAGGTTGAGCGTGTGTTGCCAAACAATGGATCGCGTGTGACCGCGATGAACCAGTGGTTTGATACGAGTGCGTATTGCATCACCGGTACCAGTGGCTGCCCAGGACTTGGGCCGTTGAATCTGCTTGGCAATACGCGTCCGTACACGCTTGATGCACCGGGGTATCGGAACGTGGATGCATCGCTGTTCCGCGACTTCAGCATCTATCACGAGCTGCGCTTTCAGCTGCGCGGTGAGTTCCGCAACGTGTTTAACCTGACCAACCTTGGCACTCCAACGGCTACCATGAACAACGCGAACTTTGGCAAGGTAACCGGAACGGGTGGTGATAACCGCATCATTCAGGTGGGTGGTCGAATTCTGTTCTAA